The following proteins are co-located in the Streptomyces bottropensis ATCC 25435 genome:
- a CDS encoding aspartate aminotransferase family protein: protein MTDELLGRHKAVLPDWLALYYADPLEITHGEGRHVWDAGGNRYLDFFGGILTTMTAHALPEVTKAVSEQAGRIIHSSTLYLNRPMVELAERIAQMSGIPDARVFFTTSGTEANDTALMLATTHRRSNQILAMRNSYHGRSFSAVGITGNKGWSPTSLSPLQTLYVHGGVRTRGPYAGLSDADFITACVADLEDLLGHGRPPAALIAEPIQGVGGFTSPPDGLYAAFREVLQRHGVLWIADEVQTGWGRTGDNFWGWQAHGQNGPPDILTFAKGIGNGMSIGGVVARAEVMNCLDSNSISTFGGTQITMAAGLANLNYLVEHDLQGNARRVGGLLIERLRAITAQIPEVREVRGRGLMIGIELVRPGTDEANPDAASAVLEAARREGLLIGKGGGHNTSALRIAPPLSLTVAEAEEGADALERALRSIQ, encoded by the coding sequence GTGACCGACGAACTGCTCGGACGCCACAAGGCCGTACTGCCCGACTGGCTCGCGCTCTACTACGCGGACCCGCTGGAGATCACCCACGGCGAGGGCCGGCACGTCTGGGACGCCGGGGGCAACAGGTACCTCGACTTCTTCGGCGGCATCCTGACCACGATGACGGCGCACGCGCTTCCCGAGGTCACCAAGGCGGTGAGCGAGCAGGCCGGGCGGATCATCCACTCCTCCACGCTCTACCTCAACCGGCCGATGGTCGAACTCGCCGAGCGGATCGCCCAGATGTCCGGCATCCCGGACGCCCGCGTCTTCTTCACGACCTCCGGCACCGAGGCCAACGACACCGCGCTGATGCTGGCGACGACCCACCGCCGCAGCAACCAGATCCTGGCGATGCGCAACAGCTACCACGGCCGCTCGTTCAGCGCGGTCGGCATCACCGGCAACAAGGGCTGGTCCCCGACCTCGCTGTCCCCGCTCCAGACGCTGTACGTGCACGGCGGCGTCCGCACCCGCGGCCCCTACGCCGGCCTGAGCGACGCCGACTTCATCACGGCCTGCGTCGCCGACCTGGAGGACCTGCTCGGTCACGGCCGCCCGCCCGCCGCGCTGATCGCCGAGCCGATCCAGGGCGTCGGCGGTTTCACCTCACCGCCGGACGGCCTGTACGCGGCTTTCCGCGAGGTGCTGCAACGGCACGGCGTGCTGTGGATCGCGGACGAGGTGCAGACCGGCTGGGGCCGTACCGGCGACAACTTCTGGGGCTGGCAGGCGCACGGGCAGAACGGCCCGCCGGACATCCTCACCTTCGCCAAGGGCATCGGCAACGGCATGTCCATCGGCGGTGTCGTCGCCCGCGCCGAGGTCATGAACTGCCTGGACAGCAACTCGATCTCCACCTTCGGAGGCACGCAGATCACCATGGCCGCCGGGCTCGCCAACCTGAACTACCTGGTCGAGCACGACCTCCAGGGCAACGCGCGGCGCGTGGGCGGACTCCTCATCGAGCGGCTGCGGGCGATCACCGCCCAGATCCCCGAGGTACGGGAAGTGCGCGGCCGGGGCCTCATGATCGGCATCGAGCTGGTCAGGCCCGGCACCGACGAGGCGAACCCGGACGCCGCGTCCGCCGTCCTCGAAGCCGCCCGCCGGGAGGGCCTGCTGATCGGCAAGGGCGGCGGCCACAACACCAGCGCGCTGCGCATCGCGCCCCCGCTGTCGCTGACCGTCGCCGAGGCGGAGGAGGGCGCGGACGCCCTCGAACGCGCTCTGCGGAGCATCCAGTAG
- a CDS encoding nitrilase-related carbon-nitrogen hydrolase: protein MAHVVRAALVQATWTGDTASMVAKHVEHAREAARQGAKVIGFQEVFNAPYFCQVQEPEHYAWAESVPDGPTVTRMRELARETGMVIVVPVFEVEQSGFYYNTAAVIDSDGTYLGKYRKHHIPQVKGFWEKYYFKPGNLGWPVFETAVGRVGVYICYDRHFPEGWRQLGLNGAQLVYNPSATHRGLSSHLWQLEQPAAAVANEYFVAAINRVGVEEYGDNDFYGTSYFVDPRGKFVGEVASDKGEELVVRDLDFDLIEDVRQQWAFYRDRRPDAYEGLVQP from the coding sequence ATGGCCCACGTCGTACGCGCCGCCCTCGTCCAGGCGACCTGGACCGGCGACACCGCATCCATGGTCGCCAAGCACGTCGAGCACGCCCGCGAGGCGGCCCGGCAGGGCGCGAAGGTGATCGGCTTCCAGGAAGTCTTCAACGCCCCCTACTTCTGCCAGGTCCAGGAACCCGAGCACTACGCCTGGGCGGAATCCGTGCCCGACGGCCCCACCGTCACGCGCATGCGGGAACTGGCCCGCGAGACCGGCATGGTGATCGTCGTCCCGGTCTTCGAGGTCGAGCAGTCCGGGTTCTACTACAACACCGCCGCTGTGATCGACTCCGACGGCACCTACCTCGGCAAGTACCGCAAGCACCACATCCCCCAGGTCAAGGGATTCTGGGAGAAGTACTACTTCAAGCCCGGGAACCTCGGCTGGCCGGTCTTCGAGACGGCCGTCGGCAGGGTCGGCGTCTACATCTGCTACGACCGTCACTTCCCCGAGGGCTGGCGCCAGCTCGGTCTGAACGGCGCCCAGCTCGTGTACAACCCGTCCGCGACCCACCGGGGCCTGTCCTCCCACCTGTGGCAGCTGGAACAGCCCGCGGCCGCCGTGGCCAACGAGTACTTCGTCGCCGCGATCAACCGGGTCGGCGTGGAGGAGTACGGCGACAACGACTTCTACGGCACCTCCTACTTCGTCGACCCACGCGGCAAGTTCGTCGGCGAGGTAGCGAGCGACAAGGGCGAGGAGCTGGTCGTACGGGACCTCGACTTCGACCTGATCGAGGACGTACGGCAGCAGTGGGCGTTCTACCGGGACCGCCGGCCCGACGCGTACGAAGGACTCGTCCAGCCCTGA
- a CDS encoding ATP-dependent Clp protease ATP-binding subunit, with amino-acid sequence MNSGFPGPEGYGPDPFSEFLARFFGGPRPQRIEIGRLMSGPARQLVADAAAYAARHGSTDLDTQHLLRAALTAEPTRSLVARAGADPDALAGEIDERSGPERHRPGQGPAPASLALTPAVKRALLDAHELARVTGSGHIGPEHVLSALAGNPDSAAGHILGAARLSAAAPPPDASDPSADTPPAGIPLSGLPPSDLPRRTPTATPTLDRYSRDLTDLARQGRFDPVIGRREEIEQTVEVLSRRGKNNPVLIGEAGVGKTAIVEGLAQRIAEGDVPDVLAGRRVVAVDLSGVVAGTRYRGDFEERLTNIVDEIRAHSEELVVFVDELHTVVGAGSGEGGGMDAGDILKPALARGELNIVGATTLEEYRRIEKDAALARRFQPVLVPEPGGEDALEILRGLRDRYEAHHQVRYLDEALTAAVDLSDRYLADRRLPDKAIDLMDQAGARVRLRARTKGTDLRTLEREIEQLTRDKDQAVAGEQYELATRLRDRIGELRQRIGTDHAGGRADDGQSLEITAEDIAEVVSRQTGIPVSSLTQEETQRLLGLAERLRGRVVGQDEAVDAVADAVLRSRAGLAGPGRPIGSFLFLGPTGVGKTELARALAEALFGAEDRMVRLDMSEYQERHTVSRLVGAPPGYVGHEAAGQLTETVRRHPYALLLLDEVEKAHPDVFNLLLQVLDDGRLTDAQGRTVDFTHTVIVMTSNLGSEAIGRGGAAPGFTAADAEAAEENRRERILRPLREHFRPEFLNRVDEIVVFRRLTDERLRRITDLLLESTRDRLLARGVTIEFGERAVAWLARHGDQPEYGARPLRRTIRREVDNPLSRLLLDGRLPSGSRVVAEEEDGRLAFRTTPPACGGST; translated from the coding sequence ATGAACAGCGGATTCCCGGGGCCCGAGGGCTACGGTCCGGACCCCTTCAGTGAGTTCCTCGCCCGTTTCTTCGGCGGCCCGCGCCCCCAGCGGATCGAGATCGGCCGCCTGATGAGCGGCCCGGCCCGCCAGCTGGTGGCCGACGCCGCGGCGTACGCGGCGCGGCACGGCAGCACCGACCTGGACACCCAGCACCTGCTGCGCGCCGCGCTCACCGCCGAACCGACCCGAAGTCTGGTGGCCCGCGCGGGCGCGGACCCCGACGCGCTGGCCGGTGAGATCGACGAGCGGTCCGGCCCGGAGCGCCACCGACCGGGCCAGGGACCGGCACCCGCGTCCCTGGCCCTGACCCCCGCGGTCAAACGGGCGCTCCTGGACGCGCACGAACTGGCCCGGGTCACCGGCTCCGGCCACATCGGCCCCGAACACGTGCTGAGCGCCCTCGCCGGCAACCCGGACTCGGCGGCCGGTCACATCCTCGGCGCGGCACGGCTGTCGGCCGCCGCGCCGCCGCCGGACGCGTCGGACCCGTCGGCGGACACCCCGCCCGCCGGGATCCCCCTCTCCGGACTGCCGCCCTCCGACCTGCCGCGCCGCACCCCGACCGCGACCCCGACCCTCGACCGGTACAGCCGCGATCTGACCGACCTCGCCCGCCAGGGCCGTTTCGACCCGGTGATCGGGCGGCGGGAGGAGATCGAGCAGACCGTCGAAGTGCTCTCCCGGCGCGGGAAGAACAACCCCGTGCTCATCGGCGAGGCGGGCGTCGGCAAGACCGCGATCGTGGAGGGGCTGGCCCAGCGGATCGCTGAGGGGGACGTGCCCGACGTGCTGGCCGGACGCCGGGTGGTCGCCGTGGATCTCTCCGGGGTCGTCGCCGGGACCCGCTATCGGGGCGACTTCGAGGAGCGCCTGACGAACATCGTCGACGAGATCCGCGCGCACTCCGAGGAACTGGTCGTCTTCGTCGACGAGTTGCACACCGTCGTGGGCGCCGGTTCGGGCGAGGGCGGCGGCATGGACGCGGGCGACATCCTCAAGCCGGCCCTGGCGCGCGGCGAGCTGAACATCGTCGGGGCTACGACCCTGGAGGAGTACCGGCGGATCGAGAAGGACGCGGCGCTGGCCCGCCGGTTCCAGCCGGTGCTGGTCCCCGAGCCCGGCGGCGAGGACGCCCTGGAGATCCTGCGCGGGCTGCGCGACCGGTACGAGGCCCACCACCAGGTCCGCTACCTCGACGAGGCGCTGACGGCCGCCGTCGACCTGTCCGACCGGTATCTCGCCGACCGACGGCTGCCCGACAAGGCCATCGACCTGATGGACCAGGCCGGTGCCCGGGTCCGGCTCCGCGCCCGGACCAAGGGAACGGATCTGCGCACCCTGGAGCGCGAGATCGAGCAGCTGACCAGGGACAAGGACCAGGCGGTCGCGGGCGAGCAGTACGAGCTGGCCACCCGGCTGCGGGACCGGATCGGCGAGCTGCGGCAGCGGATCGGCACGGACCACGCCGGAGGGCGGGCCGACGACGGGCAGAGTCTGGAGATCACCGCCGAGGACATCGCCGAGGTCGTCTCCCGGCAGACCGGCATCCCCGTCAGCAGCCTCACCCAGGAGGAGACACAGCGGCTGCTCGGACTGGCGGAACGGCTGCGTGGGCGGGTCGTCGGGCAGGACGAGGCGGTGGATGCGGTCGCGGACGCCGTGCTGCGCTCGCGCGCCGGGCTCGCCGGACCCGGACGGCCGATCGGCAGCTTCCTCTTCCTGGGCCCGACCGGCGTCGGCAAGACCGAACTGGCCCGCGCGTTGGCGGAGGCCCTCTTCGGCGCCGAGGACCGGATGGTGCGGCTCGACATGAGCGAGTACCAGGAGCGTCACACCGTCAGCCGGCTGGTCGGCGCCCCGCCGGGCTACGTCGGCCACGAGGCAGCCGGTCAGCTGACGGAGACCGTACGGCGGCACCCGTACGCGCTGCTGTTGCTGGACGAGGTGGAGAAGGCCCACCCGGACGTCTTCAACCTGCTGCTGCAGGTCCTCGACGACGGACGGCTCACCGACGCGCAGGGCCGCACGGTCGACTTCACCCACACGGTGATCGTCATGACGAGCAACCTGGGCTCGGAGGCCATCGGGCGCGGCGGGGCCGCACCGGGCTTCACGGCGGCCGACGCGGAGGCGGCCGAGGAGAACCGGCGCGAGCGGATCCTGCGGCCGCTGCGGGAGCACTTCCGGCCCGAGTTCCTCAACCGCGTCGACGAGATCGTGGTGTTCCGCCGCCTCACCGACGAACGGCTGCGGCGGATCACCGACCTGTTGCTGGAGAGCACCCGGGACCGGCTGCTCGCACGGGGCGTCACCATCGAGTTCGGCGAGCGGGCCGTAGCCTGGCTCGCCCGCCACGGCGACCAGCCCGAGTACGGAGCCCGCCCGCTGCGCCGCACGATCCGGCGCGAGGTCGACAACCCCCTGTCGCGCCTCCTCCTCGACGGCCGGCTGCCGTCCGGCAGCCGGGTGGTGGCGGAGGAGGAGGACGGGCGGCTCGCCTTCCGTACGACGCCGCCCGCCTGCGGCGGCTCTACCTGA
- the ggt gene encoding gamma-glutamyltransferase, giving the protein MRLRRPVARKLAVLAATSAVVAVGAAPPSSAAPDPVEKVPLAVGYGGAVSSVDPDASAAGVEVLRKGGNAVDAAVATAAALGVTEPYSAGIGGGGYFVYYDAGSRTVHTVDGRETAPLSADEGLFLENGTPIPFAEAVTSGLSVGTPGTPATWQTALSSWGSKPLAKLLKPAVKLARHGFTVDATFRAQTASNEARFRNFPATADLFLPGGQLPVVGSTLKNPDLARTYTELGRKGVGVLYRGDLAEDIVDTVNKPPVDPGSGYNARPGDLTAADLAGYRAKRQAPTKASYRGLGVYGMAPSSSGGTTVAEALNILERTDLSKASDVRYLHRYIEASRIAFADRGRWVGDPAFEDVPTKELLSQRFADSRECLIKDDAVLTSPVAPGDPRDPAACGTGGTAAPTTYEGDSTTHLTVADKWGNVVSYTLTIEQTGGSGITVPGRGFLLNNELTDFSFTPANPAVHDPNLPGPGKRPRSSMSPTIVLDRHDQPVVALGSPGGATIITTVLQTLTGFLDRGLPLVDAIAAPRASQRNQTTTELEPGLWNSPLRTELEAIGHGFRQNPEIGAATAVQRLSDGKWLAAAETVRRGGGSAMVVRPVR; this is encoded by the coding sequence ATGCGTCTGCGTCGTCCTGTCGCGCGGAAACTGGCGGTACTGGCGGCGACGTCCGCCGTGGTCGCGGTGGGGGCGGCCCCGCCGTCCTCGGCCGCGCCGGACCCCGTGGAGAAGGTTCCGCTCGCCGTCGGCTACGGCGGTGCCGTCTCCAGCGTCGACCCGGACGCCTCGGCCGCCGGTGTCGAGGTGCTCCGCAAGGGCGGCAACGCGGTGGACGCGGCCGTCGCCACGGCCGCCGCGCTCGGCGTCACCGAGCCCTACTCGGCCGGTATCGGCGGGGGCGGCTACTTCGTCTACTACGACGCCGGCTCCCGTACGGTGCACACCGTCGACGGCCGGGAGACCGCGCCCCTGAGCGCCGACGAGGGCCTCTTCCTGGAGAACGGCACGCCGATCCCGTTCGCCGAGGCCGTCACCAGCGGGCTGAGCGTCGGCACGCCCGGCACCCCCGCGACCTGGCAGACGGCGCTGAGCAGCTGGGGCAGCAAGCCGCTCGCCAAACTGCTGAAACCCGCCGTGAAGCTCGCCCGCCACGGGTTCACCGTCGACGCGACCTTCCGCGCCCAGACCGCCTCCAACGAGGCCAGGTTCCGCAACTTTCCGGCCACGGCCGACCTGTTCCTCCCCGGCGGGCAGTTGCCGGTGGTCGGCTCGACCCTGAAGAACCCCGATCTGGCCCGTACCTACACGGAGCTGGGCCGCAAGGGTGTCGGCGTCCTGTACCGGGGCGACCTGGCCGAGGACATCGTCGACACGGTCAACAAGCCCCCGGTGGACCCGGGTTCGGGCTACAACGCCCGGCCCGGCGATCTGACCGCCGCCGACCTCGCCGGGTACCGGGCCAAGCGCCAGGCGCCCACGAAGGCGTCGTACCGAGGCCTCGGGGTCTACGGGATGGCCCCCTCCTCCTCCGGCGGCACGACGGTCGCCGAGGCGCTCAACATCCTGGAGCGGACCGACCTGTCCAAGGCGAGCGACGTGCGGTATCTGCACCGCTACATCGAGGCGAGCCGTATCGCGTTCGCCGACCGCGGCCGCTGGGTCGGCGACCCCGCCTTCGAGGACGTTCCCACGAAGGAACTGCTGTCGCAGAGGTTCGCCGACTCGCGCGAATGCCTCATCAAGGACGACGCGGTGCTCACCAGCCCCGTCGCGCCGGGCGATCCGCGTGATCCGGCGGCCTGCGGAACCGGTGGCACCGCCGCGCCGACGACCTACGAGGGCGACAGCACGACCCACCTCACGGTCGCCGACAAGTGGGGCAACGTCGTCTCGTACACGCTCACCATCGAACAGACCGGTGGCAGCGGCATCACCGTCCCGGGCCGTGGCTTCCTGCTCAACAACGAGCTGACGGACTTCTCCTTCACCCCGGCCAATCCGGCCGTGCACGACCCCAACCTGCCGGGTCCGGGCAAGCGGCCGCGCTCGTCGATGTCGCCGACGATCGTGCTGGACCGGCACGACCAGCCCGTGGTGGCGCTCGGTTCGCCGGGCGGCGCGACCATCATCACGACCGTGCTGCAGACCCTGACCGGCTTCCTGGACCGGGGCCTGCCGCTCGTCGACGCGATCGCCGCGCCGCGCGCCAGCCAGCGCAACCAGACCACCACCGAACTCGAACCGGGCCTGTGGAACAGCCCGTTGCGGACGGAACTCGAAGCGATCGGGCACGGCTTCCGGCAGAACCCGGAGATCGGCGCGGCCACCGCCGTCCAGCGCCTGTCGGACGGCAAGTGGCTGGCCGCCGCGGAGACCGTACGGCGCGGGGGCGGCTCGGCGATGGTCGTGCGGCCCGTCAGGTAG
- a CDS encoding PucR family transcriptional regulator, giving the protein MTTALEPALSVRQVLNLDRVLAGEPEVVAGAGHLDRPVRWVHVAEAPDVGVMLSGGEMVLTTGVLLAGNEDAQAEYIRSLYRAEAAAVVLGLGRAFPTPPDVMRRAAERCALPMVVLHRPFPFAELTEEVQSRLVRRKFAAVSLSETVRTALTSLITGGAPLQRLLDEIAHHAGCPLVVTNLAHRVLATAGERSAVDDVLRDWERISRQAGGSEGDGWVRAELGGRGERWGQIVLCGHRGDTATARLLADRAAEALVLHRMLGGSAHSWEEQSAQSLLTDLVSGVVPARQLLPRARAAGLPVNRRTFVPLVVREEDPAQLDRVLRMLGLPGLVAELAEGATAVLLSLARDQDAVALTAHFATRLRSESGARGTVVAAAEARTTWEDVPGGLREARHVADAVAQSATTGLDLPLVVRLRDVHLRGLVRLLRDDPHVQAFAERELDGLLCGDGHAEQDLLPVLRTYLATGRNKSHTAQLHHVSRPALYRRLEAIEARLGVDLDDFEQAASVHIALLAHDAQQS; this is encoded by the coding sequence ATGACCACCGCCTTGGAACCCGCCCTGTCGGTACGCCAGGTCCTCAACCTGGACCGGGTCCTCGCCGGAGAGCCCGAGGTGGTGGCCGGCGCCGGTCACCTCGACCGCCCCGTGCGCTGGGTGCACGTGGCCGAGGCCCCCGACGTGGGCGTGATGCTCAGCGGCGGCGAGATGGTCCTCACCACCGGGGTCCTGCTCGCCGGGAACGAGGACGCCCAGGCCGAGTACATCCGCTCGCTGTACCGGGCCGAGGCCGCCGCGGTCGTCCTCGGCCTCGGCCGGGCCTTCCCCACGCCACCCGACGTGATGCGCCGGGCGGCGGAGCGGTGTGCTCTGCCCATGGTGGTGCTGCACCGGCCGTTCCCCTTCGCCGAACTGACCGAGGAGGTCCAGTCCCGGCTGGTCCGGCGCAAGTTCGCGGCCGTCAGCCTGTCGGAGACCGTCCGCACGGCCCTGACCTCGCTGATCACCGGCGGGGCCCCGCTGCAACGGCTCCTCGACGAGATCGCCCACCACGCGGGCTGTCCGCTCGTCGTCACCAACCTCGCCCATCGCGTGCTCGCCACGGCGGGGGAGCGGTCGGCCGTCGACGACGTGCTGCGCGACTGGGAGCGGATCTCCCGGCAGGCGGGCGGCAGCGAGGGCGACGGGTGGGTACGGGCCGAGCTGGGCGGGCGCGGGGAGCGCTGGGGCCAGATCGTGCTGTGCGGGCACCGGGGCGACACCGCCACGGCGCGGCTGCTCGCCGACCGGGCCGCCGAGGCGCTCGTCCTGCACCGCATGCTCGGCGGTTCGGCGCACAGCTGGGAGGAGCAGTCCGCGCAGAGCCTGCTGACGGACCTCGTCTCCGGGGTCGTACCGGCGCGACAGCTGCTGCCGAGGGCGCGGGCGGCCGGGCTGCCGGTCAACCGCCGTACCTTCGTGCCGCTCGTCGTGCGGGAGGAGGACCCGGCGCAACTCGACCGCGTGCTCAGGATGCTGGGACTTCCCGGGCTCGTCGCCGAACTGGCGGAGGGCGCCACCGCCGTCCTCCTCAGTCTCGCCCGGGACCAGGACGCGGTCGCGCTCACCGCGCACTTCGCGACCCGGCTGCGGTCGGAGTCGGGGGCGCGCGGGACGGTCGTGGCGGCCGCGGAGGCGCGCACCACGTGGGAGGACGTGCCGGGCGGGCTGCGGGAGGCGCGGCATGTGGCGGACGCCGTCGCCCAGTCCGCGACGACCGGGCTCGACCTGCCCCTCGTCGTACGGCTGCGCGATGTCCATCTGCGCGGCCTGGTCCGGCTGCTGCGGGACGACCCGCACGTCCAGGCCTTCGCGGAACGGGAGCTGGACGGTCTGCTGTGCGGTGACGGGCACGCCGAACAGGATCTGCTGCCCGTGCTGCGCACCTACCTCGCGACCGGCCGCAACAAGTCGCACACGGCCCAGCTGCACCACGTCAGCCGGCCCGCGCTGTATCGCCGGCTCGAAGCCATAGAGGCCCGCCTCGGCGTGGACCTCGACGATTTCGAACAGGCCGCGTCCGTGCACATCGCCCTCCTCGCGCACGACGCGCAACAGAGCTGA
- a CDS encoding helix-turn-helix domain-containing protein has translation MVRTPLTPEERERGERLGRLLREARGGRSMAEIAAHAGLSAETLRKIETGRAPTPAFFTIAALARALGLSMDELVTRCAPAAETVPTAAVA, from the coding sequence ATGGTGCGCACCCCCCTGACCCCCGAAGAGCGCGAACGCGGCGAGCGGCTCGGCCGGTTGCTGCGCGAGGCCCGCGGCGGTCGCAGCATGGCGGAGATCGCCGCTCACGCGGGCCTCTCCGCGGAGACCCTGCGGAAGATCGAGACGGGCAGGGCCCCCACTCCCGCCTTCTTCACGATCGCCGCCCTCGCCCGCGCCCTGGGCCTGTCCATGGACGAACTGGTCACCCGGTGCGCACCGGCCGCCGAGACCGTCCCGACGGCCGCGGTGGCCTGA
- the map gene encoding type I methionyl aminopeptidase, translated as MVELKTDASMDAMYEAGQVVGRALTAVRKAADVGVSLLELDEVAHEVLREAGASSPFLGYRPSFAPTPFPAVICASVNDAIVHGIPTAYRLRDGDLVSIDCGAVLDGWAGDSAISFVVGEPRAADLRLVETAERALAAGIDAAVVGNRIGDIAHAIGTVCRAAGYGIPDGFGGHGIGRQMHEDPGVPNEGRAGRGMRLRHGMVLAIEPMVLGGGADGFHAAPDGWTLCTDDGSRAAHAEHTVAVTETGPRVLTAR; from the coding sequence ATGGTGGAACTGAAGACGGATGCGTCGATGGACGCGATGTACGAGGCCGGACAGGTCGTGGGGCGTGCGCTGACGGCGGTGCGCAAGGCCGCCGACGTGGGGGTGTCCCTGCTCGAACTGGACGAGGTGGCACACGAGGTACTGCGGGAGGCGGGTGCCTCGTCGCCGTTCCTCGGCTACCGGCCCTCGTTCGCGCCCACACCGTTCCCCGCCGTGATCTGTGCCTCGGTCAACGACGCGATCGTGCACGGCATCCCGACCGCGTACCGGCTGCGCGACGGTGACCTCGTCTCCATCGACTGCGGCGCCGTTCTGGACGGCTGGGCCGGGGACTCGGCGATCAGCTTCGTGGTCGGCGAGCCGCGCGCGGCCGACCTGCGGCTCGTCGAGACGGCCGAACGCGCCCTCGCGGCGGGCATCGACGCGGCCGTCGTCGGCAACCGCATCGGCGACATCGCGCACGCGATCGGCACCGTGTGCCGTGCCGCCGGGTACGGGATCCCCGACGGGTTCGGCGGGCACGGGATCGGGCGCCAGATGCACGAGGACCCGGGCGTGCCGAACGAGGGGCGGGCCGGGCGGGGCATGAGACTGCGGCACGGGATGGTCCTGGCGATCGAGCCGATGGTCCTCGGTGGGGGCGCGGACGGGTTTCACGCGGCACCGGACGGGTGGACGCTCTGCACGGACGACGGATCCCGGGCGGCCCACGCGGAACACACGGTCGCCGTCACGGAGACGGGCCCCCGCGTGCTGACCGCCCGCTAG
- a CDS encoding nitrilase-related carbon-nitrogen hydrolase has product MSRVIRAAIFQTAWTGDKESMIQVHEQAARDAAAQGAQVMCFQELFYGPYFCQVQDKAFYEYAEQIPDGPIVKRFQALARELGLVLVLPMYEEEQPGVLYNTAAVIDADGTYLGKYRKHHIPQVPGFWEKFYFRPGNAGWPVFDTAVGKIGVYICYDRHFPEGWRALGLGGAEIVFNPSATSRGLSRYLWQLEQPASAVANEYFIGAINRVGVEELGDNDFYGTSYFVDPEAQFVGEVASDKETELVVRDLDLAKLREVRDRWQFFRDRRPDAYGPLTAP; this is encoded by the coding sequence ATGAGCAGAGTCATCCGCGCAGCCATCTTCCAGACGGCCTGGACCGGCGACAAGGAATCGATGATCCAGGTCCACGAGCAGGCGGCCCGCGACGCCGCCGCGCAGGGCGCGCAGGTCATGTGCTTCCAGGAGCTGTTCTACGGGCCCTACTTCTGCCAGGTCCAGGACAAGGCGTTCTACGAGTACGCCGAACAGATCCCCGACGGCCCCATCGTCAAGCGCTTCCAGGCGCTCGCCAGGGAACTCGGTCTCGTCCTCGTGCTGCCGATGTACGAGGAGGAGCAGCCGGGCGTCCTCTACAACACCGCGGCCGTGATCGACGCGGACGGCACGTACCTCGGCAAGTACCGCAAGCACCACATCCCGCAGGTCCCCGGTTTCTGGGAGAAGTTCTACTTCCGCCCCGGCAACGCGGGCTGGCCCGTCTTCGACACCGCCGTGGGGAAGATCGGCGTCTACATCTGCTACGACCGGCACTTCCCGGAGGGCTGGCGTGCGCTGGGCCTCGGCGGCGCCGAGATCGTGTTCAACCCGTCGGCCACCTCACGGGGTCTGTCCCGCTACCTGTGGCAACTGGAGCAGCCGGCGTCGGCCGTCGCCAACGAGTACTTCATCGGCGCCATCAACCGGGTCGGCGTCGAGGAACTCGGCGACAACGACTTCTACGGCACCTCCTACTTCGTGGACCCCGAGGCCCAGTTCGTCGGCGAGGTCGCCAGCGACAAGGAGACCGAACTGGTGGTCCGCGACCTGGACCTGGCCAAGCTCCGCGAGGTCCGCGACCGCTGGCAGTTCTTCCGCGACCGCCGCCCGGACGCGTACGGCCCGCTGACGGCGCCGTAG